The genomic DNA TTATAGATGCGCTCATACTTTGACATCGCTATGACCTCCTAAAATCTGCATTAAATTATGGGTCTGCATCCTATTGATCCTGCTTAAATATTAGCCAGACAGCATTCTCTTTAAGATACAGAGTAAAACCAATCAAAATTAAAACCTATAAAATATGCCGGTACAGCCCAACCGGCAAAGGCATCATCACAACCGACCTTTTATAAGCAAACTCCATTAATTTTGTAAGACAAACCCCATCCTATTTATAACAGTATATGTCGCTGGACAATCAGCGTCAACACCTTGTTTTACAAAATGAAAAAGAAAACTAAAGTTATGACAGCTTATACAAAGTTTTAGCCTTTTACAGCGACAAATCTGGGATGATTTCATGCTAGGATAATCCCCTGAGACCGCATCAGTCAAACACAAAATACCGCGGCGCTGATATTTTCTACAGCGACAGCGGTATTTATAAAAATGACAAGGTCAAAAGAACATATAGAGCTGGCATTTTAGCATGCCGTTATAGAGCTTTCGGCGGCGACTAGCCTGACGTCCGAATAGATTTTCAAAATTCTCATGCGGGCTGATGATATAATAACTTCTGCCCTCGCCCGGAACAAATACCCGGCCCATGGTGCGATAAAGCTCCTCAGCCTGATGCAGTTCGAGCATGCGCTGACCATACGGAGGATTGGTCAAAAGAGTAAACGGCTCCTCGGGCGGAACAAACGATGCGATGTCCGCGACGTCACATTTGATTTTGACATCTACCCCTGCGCGCTGAGCATTGTTTCGGGCTAGTTTAATTGTGTGCGGATCATTATCTGATCCTATCGCCTGAAAAGTACCCCGGCGTTTAATATTTTCAAAGCTTTCCTGACGTACCTGCTGCCATTCTTCCTTGGGCACAAGATCCCAAGCTTCGGCCGAAAAACGGCGTTTTAAACCCGGCGCAACGCGAAGCGCCTTGGTTGCCGCTTCAATCAGGAAGGTGCCAGAACCGCAGAACGGGTCGATCACCAACGTATCCTCACGGACGCGGGCTAGATCGGCGATACCGGAAGCTAGCGTTTCTTTGATAGGCGCAGCATTTGCAGTAGGACGATAGCCCCGCTTATGCAGTCCGTTACCAGAGGTATCAATCATAATGGTGACAACGTCCCGCATGATGGAAAACTGTATCTGGTGTGCAGGACCAGTCTCTTCCAGCCATTCCTTGCCATAGTGCTCACCCATACGCTTGGCCACTGCCTTCTTAATAATGGCCTGGCAATCCGGCACACTTTTAAGCTTGGAATTAAGCGACCACCCCTTGACAGGAAAAGCGTCAACGCTGCCCATATAATTCTCAAAAGGCAACATATAAACACCCTCAAAAAGTTCCTGAAAGCTCTCAGCGCGGAAACCGCCCACCACAATCAGCACCCGTTCTGCCGTGCGGAGTAAAATGTTTGCGCGCGCAATCATTTGAGGGCTGCCCTTAAAGCAGACCCGGCCATCGGTCACTTCAATATCCTGACCGCCAATACGTTTAATCTCACCTGAAAGCACACTTTCCAATCCGAACAGGCATGGACATGCGAGCGTCAAAAAAGCCATTTTCCCTTCCTTTCAAATCACGGCAGTGCCCTGAAATCAGGGCACTGCCGCACCGGTTAAAATTTATCGGACTATAAACCTTTTGCAGCATTACTGAATGGGCTCAATGAGTCCATAGCTGTCATCATGACGGCTGTATACGATGTTAATCTTGCCAGTTTCTCCGTTTTCAAAAACGAAGAACTGATGCCCCAGCATGTTCATCTGCAAGATAGCCTCGTCAGTTGTCATGGCATGCACAGGGAATTTTTTATGCTTGGCAATAT from Oscillospiraceae bacterium MB24-C1 includes the following:
- a CDS encoding class I SAM-dependent RNA methyltransferase translates to MAFLTLACPCLFGLESVLSGEIKRIGGQDIEVTDGRVCFKGSPQMIARANILLRTAERVLIVVGGFRAESFQELFEGVYMLPFENYMGSVDAFPVKGWSLNSKLKSVPDCQAIIKKAVAKRMGEHYGKEWLEETGPAHQIQFSIMRDVVTIMIDTSGNGLHKRGYRPTANAAPIKETLASGIADLARVREDTLVIDPFCGSGTFLIEAATKALRVAPGLKRRFSAEAWDLVPKEEWQQVRQESFENIKRRGTFQAIGSDNDPHTIKLARNNAQRAGVDVKIKCDVADIASFVPPEEPFTLLTNPPYGQRMLELHQAEELYRTMGRVFVPGEGRSYYIISPHENFENLFGRQASRRRKLYNGMLKCQLYMFF